A stretch of DNA from Microlunatus capsulatus:
GGCCTCTACGCCGCCGCGTCGGCCTGGCTGATGGGCGCGGGCCGCGTCATCGTCGTCGACCACCTCGACTACCGGCTGGAGAAGGCCCGCACCTTCGCGCACGCCGAGACCCGCAACTTCGCCGAGCTCGACGACGTCGTCGTGGAGATGAAGAAGATGACCGGCTGGCTCGGGGCGGACCGGGTGATCGACGCCGTGGGCGCCGAGGCCGACGGCAACCTGCGGCAGCAGGTCAGCGGGACCAAGCTCAAGCTGCAGGGCGGCTCCCCCGTCGCGCTCAACTGGGCCATCGACAGCGTCCGCAAGGGCGGCACCGTCTCGGTCGTCGGCGCCTACGGGCCGGTGCCGAACCTGGTGAAGTTCGGCGACGCCATGAACAAGGGCCTGACCATCCGGACCAACCAGACGCCGGTCAAGCGGCAGTGGCCCCGGCTGTTCTCCCACATCCAGAACGGCTACCTGGAGCCGAGCGGGATCGTCACCCACCGGGTGCCCCTGGAGCACATCGCGGAGGGCTACCACATGTTCTCGGCCAAGCTCGACGGCTGCATCAAGACCCTCGTCGAGCCCGGCGCCTGAAGGAGGAGACCGATGACCTACACCGCCGACCACCCGCCGCTGCCCGAGACCCCGGACCAGCTCCGCGCCCGGATCCCCGGCTGGGGCGCCGACCTCGACCCCGCCGACCGGCCCTCCTACCCGCGCGAGCGCTTCGACCCCGGCGCCTCCGGGGCGCGGTGGGACTTCCCCGAGCGCCAGCCCGAGCTGGCCGCGCGCGAGCGCTCCATCGAGCACGGGATGCTGCCGCCGGTCTTCGGCACCGCCCAGCCCCTGCACGGCGTCTCGGGTGCGATCCGCCGCCACGCCTACCGCCGCTACAGCGAGGCGCGCTCCGCGCACTGGCTGCTGCTCATCGCCGCCGACCGGGTCGACACCGCGGGGGCCCGCGTCCGTTCGCTCGCCAGCGCGCGGCCCGACGACCCGGTGACCGAGACGGGGGTGCTGGGCGAGGCCCGCCGGCACGGCTGGGCCTCGCGCGCCGGCCAGCACCGGGCCGACGTCCACCACCAGTGGCTCGACCCGGTCCTCGTCGCCGGGCCCTGGCTCGCCGCCGGAGCGCTCGGCTGGGCGGCCGTCCGGGTGGTCCGGAGACGGCGGGGCTGAGCGCGACCCCTCAGCGCTCGACACCCGCGCCCTGAGCTCGACCTCCGCACCCTGAGCCTGTCGAAGGGCCTTCGACAGGCTCAGGCAGCGGGGGGGCTCGGGCAGCGGGATCCAGCCGCGTGCTCAGGGGACGAGGACGACCTTGCCGTTGAGCGTGCGGGACTCGGCCAGCTCCAGGGCCCGGGCGGCGTCGGCGAGGGGGAAGCGGGCGGCGATGTTGGCCGTCAGCACCCCGTCGCGCAGCAGCGCGAGGACGTGCCCGAGGTCCGCCTCCAGGTGGGCCCGGAACCGGCGCGGCCGCAGCCGGTGCCCCGACCAGAGGTCGTAGAAGGTGGCCCGCTTCCCGTTGGGCAGGGCCGAGCGCAGCACCGTCTGGCCGATCGCGGTGAGGAAGGGGGTCCAGAGGCTCCCCGTCCCGCTCACCGCGGCGATGATCGCGTACGACACGAGGGTTCCACCCGGGGCCAGCAGGCCCCAGGCCGTGTCGGTCACCGGCCCGCCGATGTTGTCGAACACCGCGTCCACCCCGCCGGGGGCGAGCTCCCGCACGCGGGCGGCGAGGTCCGGGTCGGCGTAGTCGACGGGCTCGACGCCGGCCGCGCGGAGCGCCGCGTGGTGGCGGGGCGCGGCGGCGCCGACCACCCGCACGCCGTGGTGGTGCGCGAGCTGTATGAGGATGCCGCCCACGCCGCCGTTGGCCCCGAAGACCAGGACCGTCTGCCCGGGCCGGACGCGGGCGGCGCGGTGCAGCATCTGCCACGCGGTCACCCCGTTGACGACCACCGTCTCGGCCTCCTCGGGCTCGACGCCGTCGGGGACGCGGACGCTGTCGCGGGCCTCGACGACGACGTGCTCGGCCCAGGCCCCGGTCTTCGTCATCACCGCCACCCGCTGCCCGACGAGCGCCGGCTCGGCGCGCGGGCCGACGGCGACGACCCGGCCGACGAGGTCGTAGCCGGGGGTGAAGGGGAAGGCGGGCTGACCGGCGTAGCGGCCCTTGCGCATGGCCTGCTCGGCGTAGGAGATCCCGGTGGCCTCGACGCGGACGAGCAGCTGGCCCGGGCCGGGCGCGGCCACCGGGCCGGTCACGAGCTGGAGGCCGGACGGCTCGACCAGCCCCGGCAGGACCACCCGCGTCGTCGTCCGGGGCAGGGAGGGGGCGGTGCTCATGGTGGTCCTCGGCTCGGTCAGGAGGTGACAGCACCTCGCAATGTGAATACCCATCACACTAGAGAGACCCTGTTACGGTGTCAACGACCGAGGCCACCGAACCAGGAGCGAGGTGCGGCCGTGAGCACGGAGACCCGACGTCCGACGAGGCGCGAGGAGCGGCGCACGCAGACGGTGCAGGAGATCAGGGCACTGGCCCTGGACCAGGTCAGCGCCGGCGGGCCGGAGGCGGTGTCGCTCAGCGGGATCGTCCGGGCGATGTCGATGTCGCCCGCCGCGATCTACCGCTACGTCGAGAGCCGCGACGCCCTCCTCGCCGACCTCGTCGTGGACGCCTACGACGACTTCGCCGACGCCCTGGCCGCAGCGGCTCCCGCCGGGGCGGCACCGACCGCGCGGCTGGTCGCCGTCCTGGGCGCGGCCCGGACGTGGGCCCTGGCCCACCCGAACCGCTACCGGCTGGTCTTCCAGACCGCCAGCGGTTCGGGCCGTGACCTCGCGCCCGAGCGGACCGTGTCCGCGGCCTCGCGCAGCATGGCCGTCCTCGTCGACGCCCTGGAGGCCGCGCACGCCGCCGGCGGTGGCACCGACGCCGCGGACCGGGACGCCGGCACCGCCGCCCTCGACGCCGAGGTCGCCGCCTGGGGGCGGCGCGCCGGGCTCGACGGCCACCCGCCGCGGGTGCTGCGGCTGGCGCTCACCGCCTGGACCCGGCTGCACGGGGTCATCAGCCTGGAGCTGGGCGGTCACCTGGGGGCGGTCGGCGTCGACCCGGGCGCCCTCTACGCGGCCGAGGTCGCGGTGCTCGGCGCCGCGGTCGGCCCGGGCGGGGGCCCCGGCGCTCAGTAGCCGGCGGAGGCCCCGGCCGCCCCGCTGCCGGACTCCAGCAGCGCGCGGGAGCCGGAGACGCCGAGCCGGGTGGCACCGGCGGCGACCATCCGGCGGGCGTCGTCGAGGGTGCGGACACCGCCCGAGGCCTTGACGTGGGCGCGGTCGCCGACGGTCTGCGCCATCAGCCGGACCGCGTGCTCGGTGGCACCGCCGGCCGGGTGGAAGCCGGTGGAGGTCTTGACGAAGTCCGCACCCGCCTCGACGGCGGCCCGGCAGACGCCCACGACCTCGTCGTCGGTGAGGACGGCGGACTCGATGATCACCTTGAGCACCGTCGGGGCCGGCACCGCGGCCCGGACGGCCGCGACGTCGGCCTGCACGGCGGCGAAGTCCCCGGCCTTGGCGGCGCCGACGTCGATCACCATGTCGATCTCGTCCGCCCCTGCGCGGACGGCCTGGGTCGCCTCGGCGGCCTTGGTCGCGGAGGTGTGCTTGCCGCTCGGGAAGCCGGTGACGGCGGCGACCTTGAGCCCGCTGCCCGCCGGGACGTCCAGCGGCAGCATCGAGGGCGAGACGCAGACGGAGTAGGTGCCCAGCGCGACGGCCTCGGCGACCAGCGCCTCGACGTCGGCCCGGGTGGCCTCGGGCTTGAGCAGCGTGTGGTCGATGAGCCGGGCGACGGCGGCGGGGCTCAGCTCGGGGATGCGGTTGTCGGTCACGGGATGCCTTCCGGTCGGTGCTGCGGGGTCTGGGTGGATCGGGGTGGGTGCGGGGACGGGCTGCGGGAGCATCGTCCCGCGCCGGGTGCTCAGCCGGCGCCGAGGGCGCGGCGGGCGGCGTCCTCGTCGGTGACGAGGACCGAGCAGAGACCGCTGGTCAGGGCGGCGAGGATGACGTCGGCCTTGGCGGGGCCGGAGGCGACGGCGACGGCCAGCTCCGCGGCGCGGAGGTCGTCCAGGGTCAGCCCGACGGTCCGGGACTCGACGCCGGCGTCGGCGACGGCGCCGTCGGGGGTCACGTAGTGGCCGAGGACGTCGCCGCAGGCGCCGGCCGCGCGCAACCGGTCCAGCTCGGCGGGGCTGACGGCGCCGCTCTGCACCAGCACCGAGTCCGGGCTCAGGGCGCCGAGGGAGAACAGCAGCGCGTCCGCGCCGCGGGCCCTGTCCAGCGTCTCCCGCACCGAGGACTCGGCGTAGAGCGCCGTCCGGGTGCTGGCGTGCTCGACGATGGCGGGCAACGGCAGCAGGGTGGCCCGGCCGTTCCCGCTCCGGGCGATGCTCAGGGCCACGTCCGCCGCCGTCGTCGGGCGCACGGAGCGGCTGACGTTGCCGTTGACCTGGACCACCTCGAGCCCGGTGGTCCAGCCGGCCGGCAGCACCGCGGCCACCTCCTGCAGGGTGTTGCCCCAGGAGACGCCGAGGGTGCGCAGGGAGCGGCCGCGGCTGCGCAGCAGGTCCGCGGCGGCCAGCGCCACGTGCGTGCTGCCCGGCGCCGCACCACCGGGCGCGGGCACGACGACGCAGTCGCGCAGCCCGAAGCGGGCGCGGAGCTCGGCCTCGAGGTCGTGCCGGCGGGCGCGGGGGTGGACGACGGTGATCTGGACGATCCCCTCCGCCCGGGCCTCCTCCAGCAGCCGGCCGACCTTCCACCGCGTGAGGTGCAGCTCGTGGCCGATGTCCTCCTGGGTGCGGCCCTGCTCCCAGTAGCGCTGCGCGACCTCCAGCAGCAGGGCCGTCCGGTCCCCGGGCGGCGTGCTCACCGCGCGGCCAGCCGGTCGACGGAGGCGTGCATCAGCGGCGTGAGCGCCTGCATCAGCCCGACGTAGTCGGCGTAGGTCTGGCGGTAGAGCGCGTGCCGGGCCGGGTC
This window harbors:
- a CDS encoding medium chain dehydrogenase/reductase family protein — its product is MSTAPSLPRTTTRVVLPGLVEPSGLQLVTGPVAAPGPGQLLVRVEATGISYAEQAMRKGRYAGQPAFPFTPGYDLVGRVVAVGPRAEPALVGQRVAVMTKTGAWAEHVVVEARDSVRVPDGVEPEEAETVVVNGVTAWQMLHRAARVRPGQTVLVFGANGGVGGILIQLAHHHGVRVVGAAAPRHHAALRAAGVEPVDYADPDLAARVRELAPGGVDAVFDNIGGPVTDTAWGLLAPGGTLVSYAIIAAVSGTGSLWTPFLTAIGQTVLRSALPNGKRATFYDLWSGHRLRPRRFRAHLEADLGHVLALLRDGVLTANIAARFPLADAARALELAESRTLNGKVVLVP
- a CDS encoding sugar-binding transcriptional regulator, whose product is MSTPPGDRTALLLEVAQRYWEQGRTQEDIGHELHLTRWKVGRLLEEARAEGIVQITVVHPRARRHDLEAELRARFGLRDCVVVPAPGGAAPGSTHVALAAADLLRSRGRSLRTLGVSWGNTLQEVAAVLPAGWTTGLEVVQVNGNVSRSVRPTTAADVALSIARSGNGRATLLPLPAIVEHASTRTALYAESSVRETLDRARGADALLFSLGALSPDSVLVQSGAVSPAELDRLRAAGACGDVLGHYVTPDGAVADAGVESRTVGLTLDDLRAAELAVAVASGPAKADVILAALTSGLCSVLVTDEDAARRALGAG
- a CDS encoding zinc-dependent alcohol dehydrogenase — its product is MRAMVYRGPYTVRVEEKDEPRIEHPGDAIVKVTLAAICGSDLHLYHGLMPDTRVGHTFGHEFIGVVHEVGPDVANLQVGDRVMVPFNIYCGSCFFCARGLYSNCHNVNPNATAVGGIYGYSHTTGGYDGGQAEYVRVPFADVGPAKIPDWMSDEDAVLCTDALATGYFGAQLADIEQGDVVAVFGAGPVGLYAAASAWLMGAGRVIVVDHLDYRLEKARTFAHAETRNFAELDDVVVEMKKMTGWLGADRVIDAVGAEADGNLRQQVSGTKLKLQGGSPVALNWAIDSVRKGGTVSVVGAYGPVPNLVKFGDAMNKGLTIRTNQTPVKRQWPRLFSHIQNGYLEPSGIVTHRVPLEHIAEGYHMFSAKLDGCIKTLVEPGA
- a CDS encoding TetR-like C-terminal domain-containing protein, which gives rise to MSTETRRPTRREERRTQTVQEIRALALDQVSAGGPEAVSLSGIVRAMSMSPAAIYRYVESRDALLADLVVDAYDDFADALAAAAPAGAAPTARLVAVLGAARTWALAHPNRYRLVFQTASGSGRDLAPERTVSAASRSMAVLVDALEAAHAAGGGTDAADRDAGTAALDAEVAAWGRRAGLDGHPPRVLRLALTAWTRLHGVISLELGGHLGAVGVDPGALYAAEVAVLGAAVGPGGGPGAQ
- the deoC gene encoding deoxyribose-phosphate aldolase, with translation MTDNRIPELSPAAVARLIDHTLLKPEATRADVEALVAEAVALGTYSVCVSPSMLPLDVPAGSGLKVAAVTGFPSGKHTSATKAAEATQAVRAGADEIDMVIDVGAAKAGDFAAVQADVAAVRAAVPAPTVLKVIIESAVLTDDEVVGVCRAAVEAGADFVKTSTGFHPAGGATEHAVRLMAQTVGDRAHVKASGGVRTLDDARRMVAAGATRLGVSGSRALLESGSGAAGASAGY